A window of Shewanella mesophila contains these coding sequences:
- a CDS encoding putative bifunctional diguanylate cyclase/phosphodiesterase, with the protein MSQWFQILNQLTSNIPSIQHQIDGWRQSPDAQYLAILKGYSFLAANQGTLDYFQTQQDSFINATPYDFSPRIQSSGRNSVEYSQQMIDKTSNGQEISFNWLHMSQLGGELPTKVTIYPATFKEQAVTVVLFEPTNRRSNVRRNMSNGFELLPPQLVSSILEDSAEAVYITDGSHKIIAVNKAMCRICGYSTDQLINRKAEEIGLYQDAEQQSNEYLKSLEERGSWQGEITKSRSDGSQFPAWKSCRKLQIEGEVFYVTLFSDISAQKQLELRLTEQAMVDTLTGLPNRHQLKQLLNQVLINNQATPDKLGAVMFMDLNGFKNINDCFGHATGDKVLQLVSARLEASCIEKADIARLGGDEFTLILQDCHSRAEVEEFSKSLLAIFDVPFEIDGQKFYLGTSVGIALFPEHGRQASQLLSLADTAMYCAKKSPNHVLFYDTNMHIEAEQKLRMLNDLRHAHSLKQFKLAYQVIVDLEYSNVIGAEALLRWQKSDGTVVEASDFIPLLEETGLLITVGQWVLNQACSQIALWRKQHDCQIQACINVSPIQLEHPDFLKQVKHALDLSKLPASGLVLEITESALLRQPERVKQTLNQLKSLGVRIAIDDFGAGLSSLSKLGTLPIDTLKIDASFAKRLSEPQGKELCQAMIQLAQALDIQFVVEGIETLTQKQILSSMGKGFGQGYFFGHPESAERFNSTNFREH; encoded by the coding sequence ATGAGCCAATGGTTTCAGATACTTAATCAGTTAACGTCTAATATCCCTAGCATCCAGCATCAAATTGATGGGTGGCGACAATCACCTGACGCTCAATACCTTGCAATATTAAAGGGTTACTCGTTTTTGGCCGCAAACCAAGGCACCCTAGACTACTTTCAAACCCAGCAAGATAGTTTCATCAATGCAACCCCTTATGACTTCTCTCCGCGCATTCAGTCTTCTGGTAGAAATAGTGTCGAATATTCACAACAAATGATCGACAAGACCAGTAACGGACAAGAGATAAGCTTTAACTGGTTGCACATGAGTCAGCTTGGCGGCGAACTACCAACTAAAGTCACGATTTATCCGGCAACATTCAAAGAGCAGGCCGTCACTGTAGTGCTATTTGAACCCACTAACCGCCGTAGTAACGTCAGACGCAATATGTCTAACGGTTTTGAATTGTTACCTCCTCAGCTAGTGTCTAGCATCTTAGAAGATAGCGCTGAAGCGGTTTATATCACCGATGGCTCACATAAAATTATCGCCGTAAATAAGGCTATGTGCCGAATCTGTGGTTATAGCACCGACCAACTCATCAACAGAAAAGCTGAAGAAATTGGCCTATACCAAGATGCCGAACAACAAAGTAATGAGTACCTTAAGAGCCTAGAGGAGCGAGGTAGTTGGCAGGGAGAAATCACTAAATCACGCTCAGATGGTAGCCAATTCCCCGCATGGAAAAGCTGTAGAAAGCTGCAGATAGAGGGAGAAGTCTTCTACGTTACCCTATTTAGCGATATCAGTGCTCAGAAGCAACTCGAATTGCGTCTGACTGAACAAGCGATGGTCGACACCCTAACAGGCCTCCCTAATAGACATCAGCTGAAACAACTACTCAATCAAGTATTAATTAATAATCAAGCCACTCCCGATAAGTTAGGTGCCGTGATGTTTATGGATCTTAATGGATTCAAAAACATCAATGATTGTTTTGGCCATGCCACTGGCGACAAGGTGCTGCAATTGGTTTCGGCTCGACTCGAAGCGAGCTGCATCGAAAAAGCCGATATTGCCAGGCTAGGTGGTGATGAGTTCACCCTGATACTGCAAGACTGTCATAGTCGCGCTGAGGTGGAAGAATTTTCAAAAAGTTTACTGGCTATCTTCGATGTGCCCTTTGAGATCGATGGCCAGAAATTTTACCTCGGCACTAGCGTTGGTATCGCGCTATTCCCCGAACATGGACGCCAAGCCTCACAGCTACTGAGCTTGGCTGACACCGCCATGTATTGCGCAAAAAAAAGCCCTAACCATGTTCTGTTTTACGACACGAATATGCATATCGAAGCCGAGCAAAAACTAAGAATGCTCAACGATTTACGCCATGCACATAGCCTTAAGCAATTCAAATTAGCCTATCAGGTGATAGTCGACCTTGAGTACAGCAATGTGATCGGAGCCGAAGCCCTGCTTAGATGGCAAAAAAGTGACGGCACGGTAGTTGAAGCCAGTGATTTTATCCCACTATTGGAAGAGACTGGATTATTGATCACCGTGGGGCAATGGGTACTCAATCAAGCTTGTAGCCAAATTGCGTTATGGCGAAAACAGCACGACTGCCAAATACAAGCCTGTATCAATGTCTCGCCAATTCAATTGGAGCATCCCGATTTTCTTAAGCAGGTAAAACATGCCCTCGACCTCAGCAAACTTCCAGCGAGCGGCTTAGTACTTGAGATCACCGAATCGGCACTATTAAGGCAACCCGAGCGGGTAAAGCAGACCTTAAACCAGCTCAAATCGCTCGGCGTTAGAATCGCTATTGATGATTTTGGCGCAGGCCTATCATCTTTAAGTAAGTTAGGTACTTTGCCTATCGATACCTTAAAGATTGACGCGAGTTTCGCCAAGCGTTTAAGTGAACCCCAAGGGAAAGAACTCTGCCAGGCAATGATCCAGCTCGCTCAAGCACTCGATATCCAATTTGTGGTTGAGGGGATCGAAACCCTTACGCAAAAACAGATATTATCAAGCATGGGAAAAGGCTTTGGGCAAGGATATTTCTTTGGTCACCCCGAATCGGCGGAGCGTTTTAACTCGACTAATTTTAGAGAGCATTGA
- a CDS encoding tRNA-uridine aminocarboxypropyltransferase gives MKRPNCPDCQYPTNACLCASIRPLATSVELVVLQDPGEVKHAKNSVKLMKAVIPDLQVVVGETAEDFMVLKSYLDSQIKPIFVLYPSADSQSVSELSLPKDVILLLIDGTWRKVFKLLALNPWLNQYSAVHLDLNSPSNYIIRKAKRADSLSTLEAAAMGIKAIEPSCDVSPLTDALNALVEQRLNAMPLSVRQRYLR, from the coding sequence TTGAAACGTCCAAATTGTCCTGATTGCCAATATCCCACGAATGCGTGCTTGTGTGCCAGTATTCGACCCCTTGCGACCAGCGTCGAACTTGTTGTGTTGCAAGATCCTGGCGAGGTGAAACATGCCAAAAACAGCGTAAAGTTGATGAAGGCGGTAATACCGGATCTGCAAGTGGTGGTTGGCGAGACTGCTGAAGATTTTATGGTGCTTAAGAGTTATCTCGATAGCCAAATTAAGCCTATTTTTGTTTTATATCCATCGGCAGACAGTCAGAGTGTCAGCGAACTATCCCTACCTAAAGATGTGATCTTATTATTGATCGATGGTACTTGGCGTAAGGTGTTTAAATTATTAGCCCTTAACCCTTGGTTGAATCAATATTCTGCTGTGCATCTAGATCTGAACTCGCCCTCTAATTACATCATTCGAAAGGCGAAGCGAGCCGATAGCTTATCGACCCTTGAAGCGGCCGCTATGGGGATTAAAGCGATTGAGCCTAGTTGTGACGTGTCACCGCTGACTGACGCCTTAAATGCGTTAGTTGAGCAGCGTTTAAATGCGATGCCGTTATCTGTAAGGCAAAGATATTTAAGATAA
- a CDS encoding multidrug effflux MFS transporter has protein sequence MRRNLLPILMLMVVLSPLAIDIYLPSMPTMAAEFAVSASDVQSTLVLFLFAMGVGQVLIGPLADRYGRRPIAMAGILLYIASSLLAAVAMEFHWLQIARVLQGLAACSTSIVVFSAVRDCFTPKEGARYYSYLNGVICVIPALAPTLGGLLALQFGWRSTFVFMTLYAILIMIVVGYRLPETRPANTVTTGPLYRWSRYKPVLIDPHFLFYAFACMAGMASILCYVSYAPVWLIERIGVSELTFSGLFGLNAVVNIVACFAAPMVIQRVGNRRTVVVALNTLVASALLQVAAQWFGPQVGLAAAFAFMLPMMLLCIGFALLLGPATSMALAGFGERAGTATAMLGFIQMSGASILAGLVQQTDLTAPYAVVVVMGGLAILLLAMMAMSRLDHWHQERHAH, from the coding sequence ATGCGCCGTAATTTGTTACCCATTTTAATGTTAATGGTCGTGCTTAGCCCACTCGCCATCGATATTTATCTGCCTTCAATGCCCACAATGGCAGCAGAATTTGCCGTATCTGCCAGCGATGTCCAATCGACATTAGTTTTGTTCCTATTCGCCATGGGTGTGGGGCAGGTTTTAATTGGTCCGCTGGCCGATAGATATGGGCGCAGACCTATCGCAATGGCTGGAATATTACTCTATATCGCCAGCAGCTTACTCGCTGCCGTCGCGATGGAGTTTCATTGGCTACAGATCGCCCGAGTGCTACAGGGATTAGCGGCCTGTTCCACATCAATTGTGGTATTTAGTGCGGTACGAGACTGTTTTACCCCCAAAGAAGGTGCCCGTTACTACAGCTATTTAAACGGTGTGATCTGTGTGATCCCAGCGTTAGCACCGACGCTCGGTGGGCTATTGGCGTTGCAGTTTGGTTGGCGCTCGACTTTTGTGTTTATGACACTGTATGCCATTTTGATCATGATAGTCGTAGGTTACCGACTTCCAGAGACGCGCCCCGCAAACACAGTTACAACTGGGCCATTGTATCGTTGGTCGCGCTATAAGCCTGTGTTAATTGACCCTCACTTTTTGTTCTATGCGTTTGCCTGTATGGCCGGAATGGCATCAATACTCTGTTATGTATCCTACGCTCCAGTATGGTTAATTGAGCGAATTGGTGTATCTGAGTTGACCTTCAGCGGCTTGTTTGGTCTGAATGCTGTGGTCAATATTGTCGCTTGCTTCGCCGCGCCTATGGTTATTCAGCGCGTTGGCAATCGTCGTACGGTAGTTGTTGCGTTAAATACCTTAGTGGCATCGGCCTTATTGCAGGTCGCTGCTCAATGGTTTGGCCCGCAGGTTGGCTTGGCAGCGGCTTTCGCCTTTATGTTACCTATGATGTTGTTATGTATTGGTTTTGCTTTGTTGCTCGGCCCCGCAACTAGCATGGCGCTAGCTGGTTTTGGTGAGCGCGCAGGTACCGCCACGGCCATGTTAGGTTTTATTCAGATGAGTGGCGCATCTATACTCGCGGGGCTAGTTCAGCAAACGGATTTAACTGCGCCTTATGCGGTTGTGGTCGTTATGGGCGGATTAGCAATCTTATTACTGGCGATGATGGCGATGAGTCGACTAGATCATTGGCATCAGGAGCGACATGCGCATTAA
- a CDS encoding LysR family transcriptional regulator produces the protein MNLDNLARIDLNLLVILQVLLEERSVTRAANRLHLSQSALSKSLNRLRDTLGDPLFIRTAHGLKPTAHAVILGQQLPNMLQGLYQLTQPPRFVPASSTRQFSISMVESAYETLIPYFIGPLLNNAPNLRLDSYLWTEESLAGLQKGQIDFGIAGRDMTPQADIVTDRLPEGIAHQTLFTDHQVCLVRRNHPILTVLKTDNWNLNIYLEMSHVQVRCEGNEWWALDYHLADLGHRRHLSTTVPDFYGAASICAHSNLIFTLPSSFASHAQKLYPLVELPLPLEFSPLAYVLLWHERNNDEPGHKWIRETICKSVADAFNQQDRFGSA, from the coding sequence ATGAATCTGGATAACCTCGCTCGTATCGATTTAAATCTGTTGGTCATTTTACAAGTCTTACTCGAAGAGCGTAGCGTCACTCGTGCGGCGAATCGCTTGCACTTAAGCCAATCGGCTCTAAGCAAAAGCCTCAACCGATTGCGCGACACCTTAGGTGATCCGCTGTTTATTCGCACCGCTCATGGACTAAAGCCCACGGCTCACGCAGTAATATTGGGGCAACAGTTACCGAACATGCTGCAAGGACTTTATCAACTTACTCAACCTCCTCGATTTGTTCCAGCAAGCAGTACTCGGCAGTTTTCCATCTCTATGGTCGAAAGTGCCTACGAGACACTCATCCCTTACTTTATCGGCCCACTGCTAAACAACGCCCCCAATCTAAGGCTCGATTCCTATCTTTGGACGGAAGAATCATTAGCTGGACTACAAAAAGGTCAAATTGACTTTGGTATAGCAGGGCGAGACATGACGCCGCAAGCGGATATCGTTACCGACCGATTACCGGAAGGGATTGCCCATCAGACCCTATTCACCGACCACCAAGTGTGCCTAGTTCGGCGAAACCACCCAATCTTGACTGTGCTAAAAACTGACAACTGGAACTTGAACATCTATCTAGAGATGTCTCATGTGCAGGTGCGTTGTGAGGGTAATGAATGGTGGGCACTCGATTACCACTTGGCCGATCTCGGCCATCGTCGCCATTTAAGTACGACCGTGCCAGACTTTTATGGCGCCGCCAGTATCTGTGCTCATAGCAACCTGATCTTTACGCTACCTTCAAGTTTTGCCAGCCACGCCCAGAAACTCTATCCACTCGTCGAATTACCGCTGCCGCTAGAATTTTCGCCATTGGCTTATGTACTGCTGTGGCATGAACGTAATAACGATGAACCCGGACATAAATGGATAAGAGAGACCATCTGTAAGAGTGTGGCAGATGCCTTTAACCAACAAGATAGATTTGGTTCAGCCTAG
- a CDS encoding DUF4145 domain-containing protein, whose amino-acid sequence MLTDTQLVTQFSSELGDDYRIAKSYVRDVPTQALLHIRSFTHKLTECLAKPQHIIFDSPNLYDRIETLNRERVINVRVTRALHRLRGDGNRGAHPEKYHLTTDALQEIAERAIERLLKLVVDLYGQLHQTEPPRYQFEPFDSIAGRDLCYRAVMENDHQAQYLVGMSLKTRALIQREQEQALDDNEQQVANVNQSDNSFKQAGYWFAQAAPHYPDALHEHGVSLLHGYSGEVDRVAGENAIVAAAKVGVANAMALLGYFYLVGGEHIEVSQTDALHYLQAAAALEQSEAMANLGVLYYQQANYTQAYHYISSAAQAGFPHAQYHLALMLARGEGCIADPLASEQWMAEAAEQGQLDAMLNRAQQMLNNENSLGDDFTVAERYLREVVKYGHSVPAMIELSIALADGILGRIDVVGSAALLKIARQRASERELEVITPLWRSLVLQIENVLKVTTNSEELITLQRAQELLSE is encoded by the coding sequence GTGCTGACAGATACCCAACTTGTTACGCAATTTTCATCAGAGCTCGGAGATGATTACCGCATCGCAAAGAGTTATGTGCGTGACGTACCAACCCAAGCACTGCTGCATATTCGTAGTTTTACTCATAAGTTGACTGAGTGTCTGGCTAAGCCACAACACATTATTTTCGACAGCCCCAATCTGTACGATCGTATAGAAACGCTAAATAGAGAGCGGGTGATCAATGTTCGAGTCACTCGTGCTTTGCATCGACTCCGTGGTGATGGTAACCGTGGTGCTCATCCTGAAAAATATCATTTGACCACAGACGCTCTGCAAGAGATCGCTGAGCGTGCTATTGAGCGTTTGCTTAAGCTTGTGGTCGATCTATATGGACAGCTTCATCAAACTGAGCCACCGCGATATCAGTTCGAGCCTTTCGATTCTATCGCTGGTCGAGACTTATGCTATCGCGCCGTGATGGAAAATGATCATCAGGCGCAATATCTGGTCGGTATGTCGCTGAAGACTCGCGCCTTGATCCAGCGAGAGCAGGAGCAAGCTCTCGATGATAATGAGCAGCAGGTAGCGAATGTCAACCAGAGTGATAACAGCTTTAAGCAAGCGGGATATTGGTTTGCTCAAGCGGCACCTCATTATCCAGATGCCTTGCATGAACATGGCGTGAGCCTGCTCCATGGTTATAGTGGTGAGGTGGATAGAGTCGCCGGTGAAAATGCGATTGTCGCCGCCGCTAAAGTGGGTGTCGCTAATGCGATGGCACTGTTAGGCTATTTTTATTTAGTGGGCGGCGAACATATAGAAGTCAGTCAGACTGATGCGCTACATTACTTACAGGCTGCCGCCGCCTTAGAGCAATCGGAGGCGATGGCTAACCTTGGTGTTCTGTATTATCAGCAGGCAAATTATACCCAGGCTTATCACTACATTTCCTCTGCGGCTCAAGCGGGATTTCCTCATGCACAATATCATTTGGCCTTGATGTTAGCCCGGGGAGAGGGTTGTATTGCCGATCCGTTGGCGAGTGAACAGTGGATGGCTGAGGCAGCAGAGCAGGGGCAATTGGATGCGATGTTAAATCGCGCTCAGCAGATGCTCAATAATGAGAACTCTTTGGGTGATGACTTCACCGTTGCCGAGCGCTATCTGCGGGAAGTGGTCAAGTATGGTCACAGTGTCCCTGCGATGATTGAGTTAAGCATCGCCTTAGCCGATGGCATTTTAGGCCGTATCGATGTGGTAGGTTCCGCTGCGTTACTTAAGATAGCGCGCCAACGTGCCAGCGAGCGAGAACTCGAAGTGATTACGCCTTTGTGGCGATCTTTAGTGTTACAGATAGAGAATGTGCTTAAGGTCACCACCAACTCAGAAGAGTTAATCACCCTCCAACGCGCACAAGAGCTTTTGTCTGAGTAA
- a CDS encoding DUF2780 domain-containing protein — translation MKLSTVIPALLATLLLNAPVSAGWFDDLTKEEETKPVAVQTENNDLVGSVMSQLGLNQSQAEGGLGSLLTLAKSTLGGDSFGPIASAIPGIDSLLGAAPALDNDSGMSGLLSKAGDLGSSLQGGAQVYDSFEKLGISKELAKPMVDIVKGYLDANAGAGTTDLLMQGLGAIL, via the coding sequence ATGAAATTATCCACCGTTATTCCCGCTCTACTCGCAACACTGCTACTAAACGCACCCGTTTCAGCTGGGTGGTTTGATGACCTCACCAAAGAAGAGGAAACAAAGCCCGTTGCAGTTCAAACAGAAAATAACGACCTTGTAGGCTCGGTGATGTCTCAGCTAGGTTTGAATCAATCTCAGGCAGAAGGTGGGCTTGGTAGTCTACTAACCCTAGCAAAATCAACCTTGGGCGGTGATAGCTTTGGGCCTATCGCTAGTGCGATCCCTGGCATTGATAGCTTATTGGGCGCAGCGCCTGCATTAGACAATGATTCAGGTATGTCTGGCTTATTATCAAAAGCAGGCGACTTGGGCTCATCTTTACAAGGTGGCGCACAAGTATATGACTCATTTGAGAAACTCGGGATTTCAAAAGAGTTAGCTAAGCCTATGGTCGATATCGTTAAAGGTTATCTTGACGCAAATGCAGGTGCAGGTACCACAGATCTACTCATGCAAGGACTCGGTGCTATTTTATAA
- a CDS encoding TerB family tellurite resistance protein, with translation MIAKLKQFLSSHIEPISAEEQAKHLHLAAISLLLEVVYADETLDDTEAKLLPEMLATSLSLSPSEVETLIDEAKAIQGNSTSLYEFTKEINSQCSIEQKQQLILAMWKLAYADGKLCRYEDQIIRRTAELLHLKHSELIQMRNVAISS, from the coding sequence ATGATCGCGAAACTAAAACAATTTCTCAGCTCTCATATTGAGCCAATCTCAGCCGAAGAGCAGGCCAAACATCTACATCTAGCGGCTATAAGTCTGTTGTTAGAGGTGGTCTACGCCGATGAAACCCTAGACGATACGGAAGCCAAACTCCTACCAGAGATGCTCGCAACTTCACTCTCCTTGAGCCCCTCAGAGGTGGAAACCTTGATAGATGAAGCCAAAGCCATCCAAGGTAATTCGACCTCACTCTATGAATTTACCAAGGAGATCAACTCACAATGCTCTATCGAGCAGAAACAGCAACTGATCTTGGCGATGTGGAAACTTGCTTACGCTGACGGAAAGCTATGTCGTTATGAAGACCAGATCATACGCCGTACTGCCGAGCTATTACATTTAAAGCACAGCGAATTGATCCAGATGCGCAACGTGGCAATATCAAGTTAA
- a CDS encoding class I SAM-dependent methyltransferase: MKISWGILLCLMGGVMASMTSQSYATAQSEAITAAVNAPERLERDKLRDPDRHPGEILAFYDIKPGQQVLDLFSGGGYYSELLSRVVGEEGSVLVHNNQAYLPYAKAELAERNYSDRFSNVEVLVSEADDLAFKENSFDSVFFILGFHDMFYHEADWPAIDRVRLVEHLYDSLKPGGLVAIIDHDAITGSGVETAHRLHRLAKVHVIELMQQAGFTLVDSLSLLENPQDPMTQSVFDKSVKGKTNRYVLKFKK; this comes from the coding sequence GTGAAAATATCTTGGGGAATTTTATTGTGTTTGATGGGGGGAGTGATGGCGAGTATGACTAGCCAAAGTTATGCCACTGCGCAGAGTGAAGCGATCACGGCCGCAGTGAATGCACCAGAGCGACTGGAACGTGATAAGTTGCGAGATCCAGATAGGCATCCAGGTGAGATCTTGGCTTTTTACGATATCAAACCAGGTCAGCAAGTATTAGATCTGTTTTCGGGTGGTGGATATTACAGCGAACTTTTATCTCGCGTAGTGGGAGAGGAGGGAAGCGTACTGGTACACAACAATCAAGCTTATCTGCCCTATGCAAAAGCGGAGTTGGCCGAACGTAATTATTCCGATCGCTTCTCAAATGTGGAGGTGTTGGTGAGCGAAGCCGACGACTTGGCGTTCAAGGAAAATAGCTTCGACAGCGTCTTTTTTATCTTAGGTTTCCATGACATGTTTTATCATGAAGCGGATTGGCCTGCGATCGATAGGGTTAGACTCGTTGAGCATCTCTATGACAGTCTCAAGCCCGGAGGCTTGGTTGCCATCATAGATCATGATGCGATTACTGGCAGTGGTGTTGAAACCGCTCATCGCCTGCATCGCTTAGCTAAAGTTCATGTGATTGAGCTGATGCAACAAGCAGGATTTACCCTCGTAGATTCGCTATCACTGCTTGAAAACCCTCAAGATCCCATGACTCAAAGCGTCTTCGATAAGTCGGTCAAAGGCAAGACCAATCGCTATGTTCTGAAATTTAAAAAGTGA